Proteins from a single region of Pyrus communis chromosome 6, drPyrComm1.1, whole genome shotgun sequence:
- the LOC137737412 gene encoding serine/threonine-protein kinase PBL27-like, with protein sequence MGGCFPCFGSSKNKEGSGGGGGGGVKEVTRKDSSIKEGSAAQSHRVTRVSSDKKARNGSDPKKEPPIPKDGSTAHIAAQTFTFRELAAATKNFRPECLLGEGGFGHVYKGRLESTGQVVAVKQLDRNGLQGNREFLVEVLMLSLLHHPNLVNLIGYCADGDQRLLVYEFMPLGSLEDHLHDLPSDKEPLDWNTRMKIAAGAAKGLEYLHDKANPPVIYRDLKSSNILLDEGFHPKLSDFGLAKLGPVGDKTHVSTRVMGTYGYCAPEYAMTGQLTLKSDVYSFGVVFLELITGRKAIDNDRGPGEHNLVAWARPLFKDRRKFPKMADPLLQGRYPMRGLYQALAVAAMCLQEQAATRPLIGDVVTALTYLASQTYDPNAATTPSNRGGSSTPRHRDERRNMGDGLDSPDEYVRGGRHGSPATHKNSPDFRKRDPNRDLNTGVELGRIETGTGSGRRWGLDGLERQESQRDSPQSAGRARETPRNRDLDRERAVAEAKVWGENWREKKRANAMGSFDGTNE encoded by the exons ATGGGTGGgtgctttccttgttttgggtcATCCAAAAACAAAGAGggcagtggtggtggtggtggtggtggtgtcaaGGAAGTGACCAGGAAGGACTCATCAATTAAAGAAGGCTCAGCTGCTCAGTCTCACCGTGTTACAAGAGTTAGCTCTG ACAAAAAGGCTCGGAATGGTTCTGATCCCAAGAAGGAGCCACCTATTCCAAAAGATGGCTCGACAGCACACATTGCTGCACAGACATTTACCTTCCGAGAGCTCGCAGCTGCAACGAAGAATTTTAGGCCAGAATGTTTGTTGGGTGAAGGTGGTTTTGGACACGTCTATAAAGGTCGCTTGGAGAGCACAGGACAGGTAG TTGCCGTGAAACAACTTGACCGGAATGGCCTTCAAGGAAATCGAGAGTTTTTGGTGGAGGTTCTTATGCTCAGCCTTCTGCATCACCCAAACCTTGTCAACTTGATAGGCTATTGCGCTGATGGGGATCAACGCCTCCTTGTTTATGAGTTTATGCCATTGGGATCCTTGGAGGATCATTTACACG ATCTTCCATCAGACAAGGAGCCCCTGGACTGGAATACAAGAATGAAGATTGCAGCTGGTGCAGCTAAGGGTTTGGAATACTTGCATGATAAAGCAAACCCTCCCGTCATATACAGAGACTTGAAGTCGTCAAACATCCTTCTTGACGAGGGCTTTCACCCAAAGTTATCTGATTTTGGGCTTGCAAAACTAGGTCCCGTTGGTGACAAGACGCACGTGTCCACCCGTGTGATGGGAACATATGGCTACTGTGCTCCAGAATATGCTATGACTGGCCAACTCACTCTGAAGTCTGATGTCTACAGTTTTGGAGTCGTCTTCCTTGAACTTATTACAGGGAGAAAAGCCATTGATAATGACCGAGGTCCTGGAGAGCATAATCTTGTTGCATGG GCACGGCCACTTTTCAAGGATCGTAGGAAGTTCCCGAAAATGGCTGATCCACTATTGCAAGGCCGTTACCCAATGCGAGGGCTCTACCAAGCTCTTGCTGTTGCAGCCATGTGTTTGCAGGAACAAGCGGCTACAAGGCCTCTAATAGGGGATGTTGTGACTGCTCTCACGTACTTAGCCTCCCAAACATATGATCCAAATGCAGCCACTACTCCTAGCAACAGAGGTGGTTCATCTACCCCTAGGCACAGGGATGAACGAAGGAACATGGGAGATGGGCTAGATAGCCCAGATGAATATGTACGTGGTGGGCGACATGGTTCTCCTGCTACGCATAAAAACTCACCTGATTTCAGAAAAAGAGACCCAAATAGGGACTTGAATACCGGCGTAGAATTAGGGAGGATTGAAACTGGCACTGGGTCTGGGAGAAGATGGGGTTTAGATGGGTTGGAACGACAAGAGTCTCAGAGAGACAGCCCACAAAGTGCTGGGAGAGCACGGGAAACTCCAAGAAACCGTGATCTAGATAGAGAACGTGCAGTGGCTGAGGCAAAGGTTTGGGGCGAAAATTGGAGAGAAAAGAAGCGAGCAAATGCGATGGGTAGCTTTGACGGTACAAATGAGTGA
- the LOC137737411 gene encoding ISWI chromatin-remodeling complex ATPase CHR11: MARASKPQVSSDEALSNGSNSSDEEPINDQEEDEVDEEELEAVARPADSDDDEVAADENSPGSDDDVPVDENDDDGLDEEEDDEANLSNAEIGKREKARLRDMQNMKRQKVQEILDAQNAAIEADMNNKGKGRLKYLLQQTELFAHFAKGDPSASQKKVKGKGRHASKITEEEEDEECLKEEEDGLAGAGTTRLLTQPSCIQGKMRDYQLAGLNWLIRLYENGINGILADEMGLGKTLQTISLLGYLHEFRGITGPHMVVAPKSTLGNWMNEIRRFCPILRAVKFLGNPDERKHIREDLLVAGNFDVCVTSFEMAIKEKTCLRRFSWRYIIIDEAHRIKNENSLLSKTMRLYNTNFRLLITGTPLQNNLHELWSLLNFLLPEIFSSAETFDEWFQISGENDQQEVVQQLHKVLRPFLLRRLKSDVEKGLPPKKETILKVGMSQMQKQYYRALLQKDLEVVNAGGERKRLLNIAMQLRKCCNHPYLFQGAEPGPPYTTGDHLITNAGKMVLLDKLLPKLKERDSRVLIFSQMTRLLDILEDYLMLRGYLYCRIDGNTGGEDRDASIDAFNKPGSEKFVFLLSTRAGGLGINLATADVVILYDSDWNPQVDLQAQDRAHRIGQKKEVQVFRFCTEYTIEEKVIERAYKKLALDALVIQQGRLAEQKTVNKDELLQMVRFGAEMVFSSKDSTITDEDIDRIIAKGEETTAELDAKMKKFTEDAIKFKMDDTAELYDFDDEKDDKLDFKKIVSDNWIEPPKRERKRNYSESEYFKQTMRQGAPAKPKEPRIPRMPQLHDFQFFNTQRLNELYEKEVRFLMQTHQKNQLKDTIEVEEPEEVGDPLTAEEVEEKESLLEEGFSTWSRRDFNTFIRGCEKYGRNDIKSIAAEMEGKTEEEVERYAKVFKERYKELNDYDRIIKNIERGEARISRKDEIMKAIGKKLDRYKNPWLELKIQYGQNKGKLYNEECDRFMICMVHKLGYGNWDELKAEFRTSPLFRFDWFVKSRTTQELARRCDTLIRLVEKENQEYDERERQARKEKKLAKSMTPSKRALGRQPTESPNSGKKRKQLTMDDYVSSGKRRK; this comes from the exons ATGGCGAGAGCTTCGAAGCCGCAGGTTTCGTCCGACGAAGCCCTATCCAACGGCTCCAATTCGTCCGACGAAGAGCCGATCAACGACCAGGAGGAGGACGAGGTCGATGAGGAGGAGCTCGAAGCCGTGGCTCGCCCCGCTGACTCCGACGACGACGAGGTCGCCGCCGACGAGAACTCCCCTGGCTCCGACGATGACGTGCCGGTCGATGAGAACGACGATGATGGTTTGGATGAAGAAGAG GATGATGAAGCTAATTTGAGTAATGCTGAAATTGGAAAACGTGAGAAGGCGAGGCTCAGAGACATGCAAAATATGAAGAGACAAAAGGTTCAGGAAATATTGGATGCACAAAATGCAGCCATTGAGGCTGACATG AACAATAAGGGGAAGGGACGGTTGAAGTATCTTCTGCAGCAAACAGAGTTATTTGCCCATTTTGCTAAAGGTGACCCATCTGCATCTCAGAAGAAAGTGAAGGGAAA aGGTCGCCATGCTTCCAAAATAActgaagaggaagaggatgaaGAATGCCttaaggaggaagaagatggtTTGGCTGGGGCTGGAACCACACGGCTTTTGACACAACCTTCTT GTATTCAGGGGAAGATGAGGGATTACCAACTGGCTGGATTGAACTGGCTCATACGACTCTATGAAAATGGTATAAATGGAATCCTTGCAGATGAAATG GGGCTTGGTAAAACATTGCAAACCATCTCCTTATTGGGATACCTGCATGAGTTTAGAGGAATAACTGGTCCTCATATGGTAGTTGCTCCAAAGTCGACTCTTGGAAACTGGATGAATGAGATTCGGCGTTTCTGCCCCATCTTGCGTGCTGTGAAGTTTCTTGGTAATcctgatgaaaga AAGCATATACGTGAGGACCTGCTGGTTGCCGGGAATTTTGATGTATGTGTTACAAGTTTTGAAATGGCCATCAAAGAGAAGACCTGCTTACGCCGTTTTAGCTGGCGTTATATAATAATTGATGAAGCTCATCGTATCAAGAATGAGAATTCACTGCTTTCAAAAACAATGAGGCTGTATAATACTAACTTCCGCCTCCTAATTACGGGTACACCACTTCAG AATAATCTTCACGAACTATGGTCTCTGCTTAACTTTCTCCTGCCAGAGATATTTAGTTCTGCTGAAACTTTTGATGAATGGTTTCAAATATCTGGTGAGAACGACCAGCAAGAGGTTGTTCAACAGCTTCACAAG GTCCTCCGGCCATTTCTTCTTAGAAGGTTGAAGTCAGATGTTGAGAAAGGTTTGCCTCCGAAAAAAGAAACAATACTCAAAGTAGGTATGTCACAAATGCAGAAACAGTACTACAGGGCTTTATTACAAAAAGATCTTGAAGTTGTTAATGCTGGTGGAGAACGTAAGCGCCTTCTGAACATAGCAATGCAGCTTCGCAAGTGCTGTAATCATCCTTATCTTTTTCAAGGTGCTGAGCCCGGGCCTCCTTATACGACTGGAGACCATCTCATCACAAATGCTG GTAAAATGGTTCTTTTGGATAAGTTGCTTCCAAAGTTAAAGGAGCGTGATTCTAGGGTCCTAATATTTTCACAG ATGACTAGGCTGCTAGATATCCTTGAAGATTATTTAATGTTACGGGGTTACCTGTATTGTCGGATTGATGGCAATACTGGCGGAGAAGATCGTGATGCTTCTATTGATGCCTTCAACAAGCCTGGAAGTGAGAAATTTGTATTTTTGCTATCGACCAGAGCTGGAGGACTTGGTATTAATCTTGCCACTGCAGATGTTGTCATCCTTTATGATAGTGATTG GAACCCTCAAGTTGATTTGCAAGCACAAGATCGTGCTCACAGGATTGGTCAAAAGAAAGAAGTTCAAGTGTTCCGGTTCTGCACTGAG TATACTATTGAAGAAAAAGTTATTGAGAGGGCTTATAAAAAGCTTGCTCTTGATGCTTTGGTGATTCAACAAGGGCGCTTAGCAGAGCAAAAAA CTGTTAATAAAGATGAGTTACTTCAAATGGTGAGGTTTGGTGCTGAAATGGTCTTCAGTTCCAAGGATAGCACCATTACAGATGAGGACATAGATAGGATTATTGCTAAAGGAGAAGAGACAACTGCTGAGCTTGATGCAAAGATGAAAAAATTTACTGAAGATGCTATCAAATTTAAGATGGATGATA CTGCTGAATTGTATGACTTTGATGATGAAAAG GATGACAAGCTTGATTTCAAGAAAATTGTTAGCGATAACTGGATTGAACCACCAAAAAGAGAGCGGAAGCGCAA TTACTCAGAGTCTGAATACTTTAAGCAAACAATGCGCCAAGGTGCTCCAGCAAAACCGAAAGAGCCTCGAATTCCACGCATGCCTCAATT ACATGATTTCCAATTTTTCAACACACAAAGGTTGAATGAGCTGTATGAAAAGGAAGTACGGTTCCTCATG CAAACTCATCAGAAGAATCAGTTGAAAGATACAATAGAGGTGGAGGAACCAGAAG AAGTTGGAGATCCCTTGACTGCTGAGGAggtggaagaaaaggaaagccTGTTAGAAGAG GGTTTCTCTACTTGGAGTAGAAGAGATTTTAATACCTTCATTAGGGGCTGTGAGAAGTATGGCCGTAATGATATAAAAAGCATTGCTGCCGAGATGGAAGGGAAAACAGAGGAGGAAGTTGAAAGATAcgcaaaggtttttaaagaaagatACAAGGAGTTAAATG ATTATGATAGGATCATTAAGAACATTGAAAGAGGTGAGGCTAGAATTTCCCGCAAAGATGAGATCATGAAAGCCATTGGGAAGAAGTTGGATCGTTACAAGAATCCATGGCTGGAATTGAAAATCCAGTATGGTCAAAACAAGGGGAAGTTGTACAATGAAGAATGCGATCGTTTCATG ATATGCATGGTTCACAAACTTGGGTATGGGAATTGGGACGAATTGAAGGCAGAATTCCGCACATCACCTTTGTTTCgttttgattggtttgtgaAGTCTCGCACAACTCAGGAACTCGCTAGGAGGTGTGATACATTAATTAGATTGGTTGAGAAAGAGAACCAAGAATATGATGAGAGGGAGAGACAGGCCCGCAAAGAGAAGAAGCTTGCTAAG AGCATGACACCATCAAAGCGGGCCTTGGGTAGACAGCCAACTGAGAGCCCAAATTCTGGAAAGAAGAGGAAGCAATTAACCATGGATGATTATGTCAGCTCG GGAAAGAGGAGGaaatga